The following are encoded together in the Malaya genurostris strain Urasoe2022 chromosome 3, Malgen_1.1, whole genome shotgun sequence genome:
- the LOC131437870 gene encoding thioredoxin domain-containing protein 15 — MNLLLFIVLIVFGISSCNTFRFSGLEFYAHILNGDFLDYKTFGSDTTKNEYVQQSIASIGQSRNSFLDFITYKDKLHCSLYEEQTVEVDDMKIVDGKRISMKVKCIPAKGNGTLQIITSLKEVISVLAPYGNSTKRTQAGNCVVMLFYTKTCIHSAMMAPHYNAMARHFPDLKVAAIDAFNFHSLNTEFGIVGLPTIMFFHQGRPLVKFNDTEITLETLTKFVTKHSGVEPRLVNHKMTINVPHYISEDFKGPLPNKVERRTDYWLYIAWVFIILCSCYYFSKSVLYVQIIEMIKRNWRESGAHHRS, encoded by the exons ATGAATCTTCTGCTATTTattgttttgattgtttttg GTATCAGCAGTTGTAATACTTTCCGATTTAGTGGCCTCGAATTCTACGCTCATATACTCAATGGAGACTTTCTAGACTATAAAACATTCGGAAGTGATACCACGAAAAACGAATATGTCCAGCAATCAATTGCATCAATTGGTCAGAGTCGCAATTCTTTTCTGGATTTTATCACATACAAGGACAAATTGCATTGCTCGCTTTATGAAGAGCAAACCGTGGAAGTGGATGATATGAAGATTGTGGACGGGAAAAGAATATCAATGAAAGTAAAATGCATCCCGGCGAAGGGCAATGGAACTTTACAAATAATTACTTCGCTTAAAGAGGTAATAAGCGTACTGGCTCCATACGGGAATTCAACCAAACGAACACAGGCCGGAAACTGTGTTGTTATGTTGTTCTACACAAAAACATGTATTCATAGTGCTATGATGGCTCCTCACTATAATGCAATGGCCAGACATTTTCCTGATCTCAAAGTAGCTGCGATTGATgctttcaattttcattcattaaatACCGAGTTTGGAATAGTCGGCCTTCCAACAATAATGTTTTTTCATCAGGGAAGACCGTTAGTGAAGTTTAACGACACTGAAATAACACTGGAAACATTGACGAAGTTTGTTACGAAGCACAGTGGCGTAGAACCCCGGTTGGTCAACCACAAGATGACCATCAATGTACCTCATTACATATCGGAAGATTTCAAAGGGCCGTTACCCAACAAGGTGGAACGAAGAACCGATTACTGGCTCTATATAGCGTgggttttcattattttgtgcAGTTGCTACTACTTTTCGAAATCTGTGTTATATGTGCAAATAATTGAAATGATCAAGCGCAACTGGAGAGAATCTGGAGCTCATCATCGGAGCTAG